In Methanosarcina siciliae T4/M, one genomic interval encodes:
- a CDS encoding cation-translocating P-type ATPase, whose product MILSDPGGTKEGIKQQDLEKKMGNGPYRKESSELVVSESQDKDTVKWHSQENEKIFRELETSSRGLDPEEAAIRLKEYGENTLPTKKPPKLAEIVLHQFKSPLIYILLIAGIIAVFMDDLRDAGFIFLVVIINAVIGTIQEWKAEQSASQLQTILKIMSRIRRRGVESEIPAEEIVPGDIVLLESGSRIPADLRILRATNLTVDESLLTGESAAVQKTVGVLKEDTPVSDRHNMTYAGSTVITGRGCGVATATGSRTEVGRIARAVTETESAKPPLLIRMEDFSRRIGIFVIFASVVMSAVALSQGTAPVEVFFLAVALVVSAIPEGLPVGVTVALSIASTRMAKRNVIVRKLSAVESLGSCTTIATDKTGTLTVNQQTARMVLLPPGNYFEILGEGYIPEGEVKKKDGGFPNAEEMKRLQKFALATAICNEGTLYEENGKWVNHGDSIDVAFLALASKIGINPKEAMKEVKIIAEVPFESERMYAAVYYQEDRSEPVRLAVKGAMEAVLPYCTAMNTSEGSVPINPDALNQGLNFLMEEGYRALVVAEGQISGEVGEAPELESVKPELTFLGIAAFIDPLRPDVTEAVHTCKRAGIDVIMITGDHPKTAYAIARELDITHSIEEMITGREMEKLGDPELPVFISTLEKVRVFARVTPIQKMQIVDSLVRRGHFVAVTGDGVNDAPALQRANIGVAMGSGTDVAKDTSSMIVTDDTFSSIVAGAEEGRIAYDNIRKVTLLLISTGLAEVILFILALFAGLPVPLLAVQLLWLNLVTNGIQGVAMAFEAGEPGTMLRKPRKPEEGIFNKLMIEQTLISGVTVGVVAFAVWLWLTGEGYEEDHARNFLLLLMILFENCHVFNCRSEYRSAFRVPIRNNYFLIAGVIIMQGLHIVSMHIPFMQELLDLNPVSFESWFSLFLIASIVVVVMEIFKKVNYHSAKD is encoded by the coding sequence GTGATTTTATCAGATCCAGGCGGCACTAAAGAGGGGATAAAGCAGCAAGATCTGGAAAAGAAAATGGGGAATGGTCCATACCGGAAAGAATCTTCCGAGTTAGTGGTTTCAGAGAGCCAGGATAAAGATACCGTTAAATGGCATTCTCAGGAAAATGAGAAAATCTTTAGAGAGCTTGAAACTTCCTCCAGGGGACTTGACCCTGAAGAAGCAGCCATCAGGCTCAAGGAATATGGAGAAAATACCCTTCCGACAAAGAAGCCCCCGAAACTTGCGGAAATAGTTCTTCACCAGTTTAAAAGCCCTTTAATTTACATCCTTCTTATAGCAGGAATAATCGCTGTTTTTATGGACGATCTCAGAGATGCGGGATTCATTTTTCTTGTAGTAATTATTAATGCTGTAATCGGTACTATCCAGGAATGGAAAGCAGAACAGAGTGCATCCCAGCTCCAGACAATCTTAAAAATTATGTCCCGGATCAGAAGAAGGGGGGTCGAGAGTGAAATTCCGGCTGAAGAGATAGTCCCCGGAGATATTGTCCTGCTCGAATCCGGAAGCCGTATCCCTGCCGACCTTCGTATTCTCCGGGCGACAAACCTCACCGTTGACGAATCGCTCCTTACCGGTGAGTCCGCTGCTGTACAGAAAACTGTGGGCGTACTTAAAGAAGATACTCCTGTGAGTGACCGGCACAATATGACATACGCTGGCAGTACTGTAATTACGGGACGCGGCTGTGGAGTTGCGACTGCAACAGGCAGCCGAACCGAAGTTGGCAGGATTGCCCGTGCAGTTACGGAAACCGAGTCTGCAAAGCCCCCTCTCCTCATACGGATGGAAGATTTTTCCCGGAGAATAGGAATTTTTGTGATCTTTGCCAGCGTCGTGATGAGCGCGGTTGCCCTTTCACAGGGAACCGCTCCTGTGGAGGTTTTTTTCCTTGCAGTAGCTCTCGTAGTGTCCGCTATTCCTGAAGGGTTGCCTGTAGGGGTTACGGTTGCACTTTCAATTGCGTCCACCCGTATGGCTAAAAGAAATGTAATCGTCCGCAAACTTTCTGCTGTCGAAAGTTTGGGAAGCTGCACTACAATAGCAACCGACAAGACAGGGACTCTCACTGTCAACCAGCAGACGGCAAGGATGGTCCTGTTGCCCCCTGGAAACTATTTTGAAATCTTGGGAGAAGGTTACATCCCTGAAGGTGAGGTAAAGAAGAAAGATGGGGGTTTCCCTAATGCAGAAGAGATGAAGAGACTCCAAAAATTTGCGCTGGCTACTGCAATCTGTAATGAAGGGACCCTCTATGAGGAAAATGGAAAATGGGTTAATCACGGAGACTCTATAGATGTAGCATTCCTTGCACTCGCATCCAAGATAGGAATAAACCCGAAAGAGGCGATGAAGGAAGTAAAAATAATTGCCGAAGTCCCTTTCGAATCAGAAAGAATGTACGCAGCTGTATATTATCAGGAAGATCGAAGCGAACCCGTCAGGTTGGCTGTCAAAGGGGCTATGGAAGCCGTTCTCCCGTATTGTACAGCGATGAATACATCGGAAGGCTCAGTTCCGATTAACCCTGATGCCCTGAACCAGGGACTGAATTTCCTGATGGAGGAGGGATATCGCGCTCTCGTTGTGGCTGAAGGTCAGATCTCAGGGGAAGTCGGCGAGGCGCCAGAACTCGAATCCGTAAAGCCAGAGCTCACATTTCTCGGCATTGCGGCGTTCATAGATCCTTTAAGGCCCGATGTTACCGAAGCGGTCCATACCTGCAAGAGAGCCGGAATTGATGTAATAATGATTACCGGGGATCACCCGAAAACCGCATATGCAATCGCCAGAGAGCTCGACATCACTCATTCCATCGAAGAAATGATCACAGGCAGAGAGATGGAAAAACTTGGAGACCCCGAACTCCCTGTTTTTATCTCTACGCTTGAGAAAGTGCGAGTTTTTGCAAGGGTGACACCAATTCAGAAGATGCAGATTGTAGATTCACTTGTCAGGAGGGGACATTTTGTTGCTGTTACAGGTGACGGAGTTAATGATGCTCCTGCACTCCAGAGGGCAAATATCGGCGTGGCAATGGGGTCAGGTACCGATGTGGCAAAAGATACATCTTCAATGATAGTAACTGATGATACATTCTCCTCGATTGTTGCAGGGGCTGAAGAAGGAAGAATTGCTTATGACAATATCAGGAAGGTCACTCTCCTTCTTATTTCAACCGGGCTTGCAGAAGTTATCCTTTTCATACTCGCGCTTTTTGCGGGCTTGCCAGTACCATTGCTTGCAGTGCAACTCCTCTGGCTTAATCTCGTTACAAACGGGATTCAGGGAGTGGCTATGGCCTTCGAGGCAGGGGAACCCGGAACAATGCTCAGGAAGCCGAGAAAGCCGGAAGAAGGGATTTTTAATAAACTGATGATAGAACAGACCCTTATCTCAGGAGTGACCGTTGGGGTCGTAGCGTTTGCAGTCTGGTTATGGTTAACTGGAGAAGGATATGAGGAAGACCATGCAAGAAATTTCCTGTTACTATTGATGATTCTCTTTGAAAATTGCCATGTGTTCAACTGCCGCTCCGAATACCGCTCCGCGTTCCGGGTGCCAATCAGGAACAATTATTTTCTGATTGCAGGCGTTATTATTATGCAGGGACTTCACATTGTTTCCATGCACATACCTTTTATGCAGGAACTTCTTGATTTAAACCCTGTTTCATTTGAGAGCTGGTTTAGCCTTTTTCTGATTGCCAGCATTGTCGTTGTCGTAATGGAGATATTTAAAAAGGTTAACTACCACTCAGCTAAAGACTGA
- the grpE gene encoding nucleotide exchange factor GrpE produces the protein MKKSTKKESTHSKEDSQNQAENSEARNSGPSTEQAGEKTAGPEKEPAGSGAKKSPEATCREENELLKDQLFRLAADFENFKKRTARQMEENRKAVLEQVLLDFVEVTDNFERALKSARTAEDMGSIVSGIEQLSKQFFSILEKYGLERIKCEKTGEFDPHRHEAIQHIETSEVPDNTIVDVYKQGYSLNEKVVRPALVSVAKNPEETEK, from the coding sequence ATGAAGAAGTCCACTAAAAAGGAAAGTACGCATTCTAAAGAAGATAGCCAGAATCAGGCTGAAAATTCCGAAGCCCGGAACTCTGGACCTTCTACCGAACAAGCCGGTGAAAAAACGGCAGGCCCTGAAAAAGAACCTGCGGGTTCAGGCGCTAAAAAGAGTCCAGAGGCTACCTGCAGGGAGGAAAACGAACTACTCAAGGATCAACTTTTCCGGCTTGCAGCGGATTTTGAGAACTTCAAAAAACGGACCGCCCGTCAGATGGAAGAAAACCGAAAAGCTGTGCTCGAACAGGTGCTTCTTGACTTTGTCGAAGTGACAGATAACTTCGAACGTGCCCTGAAATCTGCACGGACTGCAGAAGACATGGGTTCGATTGTAAGCGGAATTGAGCAGCTTTCAAAGCAGTTTTTCTCTATCCTGGAAAAATACGGGCTTGAGAGAATAAAATGCGAAAAGACAGGGGAGTTTGACCCTCACAGACATGAGGCAATCCAGCACATAGAAACTTCCGAAGTTCCGGATAATACCATAGTTGATGTTTACAAACAGGGTTATTCTCTGAACGAAAAGGTTGTCAGACCTGCTCTGGTTTCAGTGGCAAAAAACCCTGAAGAGACAGAAAAATAA
- the dnaK gene encoding molecular chaperone DnaK, with protein MAKILGIDLGTTNSCMAVMEGGDAVVLPNAEGSRTTPSVVGFSKKGEKLVGQVAKRQAISNPENTVYSIKRHMGEANYKVTLHGKEYTPQEISAMILQKLKTEAEAYLGETIKQAVITVPAYFNDAQRQATKDAGSIAGLEVMRIINEPTAASLAYGLDKGDVDQKILVYDLGGGTFDVSILELGGGVFEVKSTSGDTRLGGDDFDQRIIDYLLAEFKKTEGIDLSKNKAILQRLKDAAEKAKIELSGVASTNINLPFLTVGTDGEPKHMDVDLTRAQFQKMTEDLLEKTLVSMRRALSDAKLTPNDLDKVILVGGATRMPAVVELVENFTGKKPYKNINPDEAVAIGAAIQAGVLGGEVKDVLLLDVTPLTLGIETLGGIATPLIQRNTTIPTKKSQIFSTAADNQPSVEIHVLQGERGIASENKTLGRFTLDGIPPAPRGIPQIEVAFDIDANGILHVNAKDLGTGKEQSISIQKPGGLSDAEIERMVKDAELHAEEDKKRKEEVETRNNAEALINAAEKTLKEAGDAATEDQKSKVDAAIEDLKKALEGKDAEDIKAKTEALQEAVYPISTAMYQKAQQEAQQAAGEAGTDAKGPDDTVVDADYEVVDDEKSK; from the coding sequence ATGGCAAAGATACTGGGTATAGACCTTGGTACTACCAACTCTTGTATGGCAGTGATGGAAGGCGGGGACGCTGTCGTGCTCCCGAATGCCGAAGGAAGCAGAACAACTCCTTCAGTCGTAGGATTCTCCAAGAAAGGAGAGAAACTTGTGGGCCAGGTCGCAAAGCGGCAGGCAATTTCAAACCCTGAGAACACTGTTTATTCCATTAAAAGGCACATGGGAGAAGCAAACTACAAAGTCACACTCCATGGAAAAGAATACACTCCTCAGGAAATTTCTGCAATGATCCTCCAGAAGCTCAAAACGGAAGCAGAAGCTTATCTCGGAGAGACAATAAAACAAGCTGTTATTACAGTTCCTGCTTATTTCAACGATGCGCAGAGGCAGGCTACAAAGGATGCAGGTTCGATTGCCGGGCTTGAAGTCATGAGAATCATAAACGAGCCCACAGCCGCATCCCTGGCTTACGGGCTTGACAAAGGAGATGTGGACCAGAAGATCCTTGTCTACGACCTTGGAGGCGGGACCTTTGACGTATCAATCCTGGAGCTCGGAGGCGGGGTCTTTGAGGTTAAGTCCACAAGCGGGGACACCCGCCTTGGCGGAGACGACTTCGACCAGCGTATTATCGACTACCTGCTCGCAGAATTTAAGAAAACCGAAGGAATTGACCTTTCCAAAAATAAAGCTATCCTCCAGCGCCTGAAAGACGCTGCCGAAAAAGCAAAGATCGAGCTTTCGGGAGTCGCCAGCACCAACATCAATCTCCCCTTCCTGACCGTCGGGACTGACGGGGAACCAAAGCATATGGACGTGGACCTGACCAGAGCCCAGTTCCAGAAGATGACTGAGGACCTCCTGGAAAAAACCCTCGTATCCATGCGCCGCGCCCTCAGCGATGCAAAACTTACCCCGAATGACCTTGACAAAGTGATCCTCGTAGGAGGCGCAACAAGGATGCCTGCTGTGGTCGAACTTGTCGAGAACTTCACAGGCAAAAAGCCCTACAAGAATATCAACCCTGACGAGGCAGTTGCAATCGGGGCAGCTATCCAGGCAGGAGTCCTGGGCGGAGAAGTAAAAGATGTCCTCCTGCTCGACGTTACTCCCCTTACCCTGGGAATCGAGACTCTCGGGGGCATTGCAACCCCACTCATCCAGAGAAATACCACCATTCCGACCAAAAAGAGCCAGATATTCTCAACCGCTGCTGATAACCAGCCCTCGGTCGAGATCCATGTCCTGCAGGGAGAACGCGGAATTGCTTCTGAAAACAAGACTCTCGGCAGGTTCACCCTTGACGGCATACCCCCGGCGCCGAGGGGCATCCCGCAGATCGAGGTCGCCTTTGACATTGATGCAAACGGGATTCTGCATGTGAATGCAAAGGACCTGGGCACAGGCAAGGAGCAGTCCATTTCCATCCAGAAACCAGGCGGACTTTCCGATGCAGAAATTGAACGCATGGTCAAGGACGCGGAACTCCACGCCGAAGAAGACAAGAAGCGCAAGGAAGAAGTTGAGACCAGAAACAACGCCGAAGCCTTGATCAATGCTGCGGAAAAGACTCTCAAGGAAGCCGGCGATGCAGCTACCGAAGACCAGAAATCAAAAGTTGATGCTGCAATTGAAGATCTGAAGAAAGCCCTTGAAGGAAAGGATGCCGAAGATATTAAGGCAAAGACAGAGGCTCTTCAGGAAGCCGTATACCCTATTTCGACAGCCATGTACCAGAAAGCCCAGCAGGAGGCTCAACAGGCTGCAGGCGAAGCGGGCACTGATGCAAAGGGTCCTGATGATACCGTCGTTGACGCCGACTACGAAGTAGTTGACGACGAAAAGAGTAAGTAA
- the dnaJ gene encoding molecular chaperone DnaJ: MATKRDYYEILGLPKDASVEDIKKKYRKLALQYHPDRNKDPGAEEKFKEISEAYAVLSDTEKRAQYDRFGHAGIDNQYSAEDIFRGADFGGFGDIFEMFFGGGRRGGPMGPRRGSDLQYDLYITFEEAAFGVRKDIDIPRTERCSTCSGTGAKPGTSPKRCPTCGGTGQVRTTRSTLGMQFISTTTCSTCHGRGQIIESPCSVCGGAGRVRNKRTITVNVPAGADSGMTLRLSGEGDSGEPGAPSGDLYIIIHVMEHKKFKRVDYDVISELPITFTQAALGADVMVDTLYGKVKMNIPAGTQTHSVFRLRDKGIQRLHGHGKGDQLVRVMIKTPTKLNQEQKELLRQFEYLSKGKKPEGEEKSKAEKHKKGIFEKVKDAFES, translated from the coding sequence ATGGCTACCAAACGTGATTATTACGAAATTCTCGGACTACCTAAAGATGCCTCAGTCGAAGACATAAAGAAAAAATACCGGAAACTTGCACTGCAGTACCATCCTGACAGAAACAAGGACCCCGGGGCTGAGGAAAAATTCAAGGAAATATCCGAGGCTTACGCCGTTCTTTCAGACACGGAAAAACGGGCTCAGTACGACCGCTTCGGGCACGCCGGAATTGATAACCAATACAGTGCAGAGGACATCTTCCGGGGTGCGGACTTCGGTGGGTTCGGAGATATTTTTGAAATGTTTTTCGGAGGCGGTAGGAGAGGCGGGCCTATGGGCCCAAGGAGAGGTTCGGACCTCCAGTATGACCTCTATATAACCTTCGAAGAAGCTGCTTTCGGCGTCCGTAAAGATATCGATATCCCAAGGACAGAAAGGTGTTCCACCTGTTCAGGCACGGGAGCAAAACCGGGCACAAGCCCGAAACGCTGCCCTACCTGTGGCGGTACGGGGCAGGTCCGCACCACCCGTTCAACTCTGGGGATGCAGTTCATAAGCACCACCACCTGCAGTACCTGTCACGGCAGAGGCCAGATAATTGAGTCCCCATGCTCTGTTTGCGGCGGGGCGGGCAGAGTCCGGAATAAGAGAACAATAACAGTTAACGTACCTGCAGGAGCGGACTCGGGTATGACCCTCAGGCTCAGCGGAGAAGGCGATTCGGGAGAGCCGGGTGCACCCTCAGGAGACCTTTATATTATCATCCACGTGATGGAACACAAGAAATTCAAGCGGGTAGATTACGATGTAATCTCCGAACTGCCAATAACCTTCACACAGGCCGCACTCGGAGCCGATGTTATGGTCGATACCCTTTACGGTAAGGTCAAAATGAATATCCCGGCAGGGACTCAGACCCATTCAGTCTTCAGGCTCAGGGACAAGGGCATACAGCGCCTCCATGGGCACGGCAAAGGGGACCAGCTCGTAAGAGTGATGATCAAAACTCCTACAAAGCTCAATCAGGAGCAGAAAGAGCTGCTCCGCCAGTTTGAGTATCTGAGCAAAGGAAAGAAGCCCGAAGGAGAGGAAAAGAGTAAAGCCGAAAAGCATAAAAAAGGGATTTTTGAAAAAGTAAAAGATGCCTTTGAAAGTTGA
- the trkA gene encoding Trk system potassium transporter TrkA translates to MKAVIIGAGEVGYHIAKALSSKNDVVIIEKDEEAAKRADELDVLVVEGNGANAEVLSKFLHNADLLVAVTGVDEVNIVTCMTTKLITKNKLSWKDTKTIARVSNPDYIDSPVTSRAQVGVDLMICPELALASEVADVLSSPSAIDAEMFAEGKVKMTEFAINPESRLVGKQMQDLRLSDCCIVSAVFREDQIIIPHGDDLIKANDHMVVVGKPDALETLENVFESKVPHRNRILLIGCGTVGFYLAKLIDREENADLRIIEHKKSRCIEVAEMLENALVLNGDGTDVTLLKEENIEDMDVVVAVTDSDEKNLLCALLAKQLGAKKVIARADRSDYLPLFEMVGIDMAVSPREATVNEVLKLTMGKGIQTLTTIEGEKAEIIEYTASDRSKIVGKPLNKVKFPKGALINMVVRGKETIIPRGDFVVNNGDRVVIFSMASAVSEVEKFFK, encoded by the coding sequence ATGAAAGCTGTAATTATTGGTGCAGGGGAAGTAGGCTATCATATTGCAAAAGCTCTCTCCTCTAAAAATGATGTGGTAATTATAGAAAAAGACGAGGAAGCAGCAAAAAGAGCAGACGAACTTGACGTGCTCGTGGTAGAAGGAAACGGCGCGAACGCAGAAGTTCTTTCAAAATTTCTGCATAATGCTGATCTGCTTGTAGCTGTTACGGGTGTTGATGAGGTTAATATTGTTACCTGCATGACCACCAAACTCATTACAAAAAACAAACTCAGCTGGAAGGATACAAAGACCATAGCAAGGGTTAGCAATCCTGATTATATAGATTCCCCTGTTACGTCAAGAGCTCAGGTTGGCGTCGACCTTATGATCTGTCCCGAACTTGCACTCGCATCGGAAGTTGCTGACGTGCTCTCAAGCCCTTCTGCCATAGATGCGGAAATGTTTGCAGAGGGAAAAGTAAAGATGACCGAGTTTGCAATAAACCCGGAGAGCAGGCTCGTTGGAAAGCAGATGCAGGACCTCCGACTTTCAGACTGTTGCATTGTCAGTGCGGTTTTCCGTGAAGACCAGATCATAATTCCCCACGGAGACGATTTAATTAAAGCAAACGACCACATGGTAGTTGTAGGCAAGCCCGATGCCCTGGAAACCCTTGAAAACGTTTTCGAGAGCAAAGTGCCCCATAGAAACAGAATTCTCCTTATTGGCTGCGGAACCGTAGGCTTCTATCTGGCAAAATTGATTGACAGGGAGGAAAACGCCGATTTGAGGATTATCGAGCACAAGAAAAGTCGCTGCATAGAAGTTGCCGAGATGCTGGAAAATGCCCTTGTGCTCAACGGAGACGGCACTGATGTCACCCTTCTAAAGGAAGAAAATATTGAGGACATGGACGTTGTCGTTGCGGTCACGGACAGCGACGAAAAGAACCTGCTCTGCGCCCTGCTTGCAAAGCAGCTTGGGGCAAAAAAGGTAATTGCCAGGGCTGACCGCTCGGACTACCTGCCTCTTTTCGAAATGGTCGGAATCGACATGGCCGTAAGCCCCAGAGAAGCAACCGTAAACGAGGTCCTCAAGCTAACCATGGGCAAAGGCATACAGACGCTCACGACTATCGAAGGCGAAAAAGCCGAAATCATAGAATATACGGCTTCCGATAGGTCAAAAATTGTCGGCAAACCCTTAAACAAGGTAAAGTTCCCCAAAGGAGCTCTTATCAATATGGTAGTACGAGGAAAAGAAACTATAATTCCGAGGGGTGATTTCGTCGTCAACAACGGAGACCGTGTAGTTATATTCTCAATGGCTTCTGCGGTTTCCGAAGTGGAAAAATTCTTCAAATAA
- a CDS encoding TrkH family potassium uptake protein, with the protein MKAPGPAEDKLKPRIKDTAKILWVLYVLISALEVLALMLAGMSLYDALIHTFACMACGGFSPYGAGIEAFGSPLIEFVLTFFMFATGANFALYYRAVRTDKNILFRDEEFRVYASFLLGFTGLLTLVLYKDMGLSLFNSIRYASFQITSVMTATGFASVDFNLWKDSAKVLVLAVMFIGGCAGSTEGGMKVVRFLLMLKYARRELFKFIHPKVVKPIRFNGKTVSDDVLQSVLSFVVIYISVFVFSSMLLNPARGRTY; encoded by the coding sequence TTGAAAGCCCCGGGCCCCGCAGAAGATAAGCTAAAACCGAGAATAAAAGATACGGCAAAGATCCTGTGGGTCCTTTATGTCCTTATCTCTGCTCTTGAGGTTCTGGCCCTGATGCTGGCAGGGATGTCCCTTTACGATGCCCTCATCCATACCTTTGCCTGTATGGCCTGCGGCGGGTTTTCCCCTTACGGAGCAGGGATCGAAGCTTTTGGAAGCCCTCTAATCGAGTTTGTCCTTACCTTTTTCATGTTTGCAACCGGGGCGAACTTTGCCCTCTATTACCGGGCAGTCCGCACTGATAAAAACATACTGTTCAGGGATGAGGAATTTAGGGTCTATGCATCCTTTCTTCTGGGTTTTACAGGCTTGCTTACCCTTGTCCTGTACAAAGACATGGGACTTTCCCTGTTCAATTCCATCCGCTACGCTTCTTTTCAGATAACATCGGTTATGACAGCCACGGGTTTTGCCTCTGTCGACTTTAATCTGTGGAAGGACTCTGCAAAAGTCCTGGTCCTTGCAGTCATGTTTATAGGAGGCTGTGCAGGTTCTACGGAAGGAGGCATGAAGGTTGTGCGTTTTCTGTTAATGTTGAAATACGCAAGAAGAGAACTCTTTAAATTTATTCACCCAAAAGTTGTGAAACCCATCCGTTTCAATGGAAAAACTGTTTCTGATGACGTTTTGCAGTCCGTACTCTCTTTTGTTGTGATTTACATCTCCGTCTTTGTCTTCAGCTCAATGCTTCTGAACCCTGCTAGGGGTAGAACTTATTAG
- the trkA gene encoding Trk system potassium transporter TrkA, giving the protein MKAVVIGAGEVGYHIAKFLSLTHDVIVIENNESALRRADELDVQVVEGNGANADILASVLPDVDILVAVTGIDEVNIVACMTAKLIIRSHHGWKETKTIARVSNPDYIDVPVTSRAQVGVDIMICPELALASEVAEVLSNPSAIDAEMFAGGKVQMMEFAIRPDNRYVGKYMQDLKLDDCCIVSAIFREKEIIIPRGDDLIKANDRMVVVGKPSAMENLESVFGDKESHRNRILLIGCGIVGFYLAKIIDKDENADLKIIEYRKSRCIEVAEVLENALILNGDGTDVSLLKEENIEDMDVVVAVTDSDEKNLLCSLLAKQMGAKKVIARADRSDYVPLFEMVGIDIAVSPRAATVNEVLKLTMGKGIETLATLEGEKAEIIEYTASRQSKIVGKALSKVKFPKGAIITMVVHKNEVIIPRGDFIIWEGDRVIVFALSSAVPHVEKLFK; this is encoded by the coding sequence ATGAAAGCAGTGGTTATCGGCGCAGGTGAAGTGGGATATCATATCGCAAAATTTCTTTCCCTCACACATGATGTGATTGTTATCGAAAACAATGAGAGCGCTCTGAGACGGGCAGATGAACTGGATGTTCAGGTCGTGGAAGGGAACGGAGCAAATGCCGATATTCTTGCGAGTGTCCTTCCGGATGTGGATATTCTCGTTGCGGTCACTGGCATTGATGAAGTTAATATCGTTGCCTGTATGACTGCAAAGCTAATCATAAGATCCCACCACGGCTGGAAAGAAACAAAAACTATTGCCAGGGTCAGCAACCCGGACTACATCGATGTGCCTGTCACCTCCAGAGCTCAGGTAGGTGTGGACATTATGATCTGTCCCGAACTTGCACTTGCCTCGGAGGTTGCTGAGGTGCTCTCAAACCCTTCCGCAATAGATGCGGAAATGTTTGCAGGGGGCAAAGTTCAGATGATGGAATTTGCCATTCGTCCTGACAACAGGTATGTAGGAAAATATATGCAGGATCTCAAACTTGACGACTGCTGCATTGTCAGTGCGATTTTCCGGGAAAAAGAAATAATTATCCCCAGAGGAGACGACCTGATCAAGGCAAACGACCGTATGGTAGTTGTGGGCAAGCCCAGTGCCATGGAAAACCTTGAGAGCGTTTTCGGGGACAAAGAGTCCCACAGAAACAGAATACTTCTTATCGGCTGCGGAATTGTGGGCTTCTACCTTGCCAAAATTATCGATAAGGATGAGAACGCAGACCTCAAGATCATTGAATACCGGAAAAGCCGCTGCATAGAAGTTGCCGAGGTGCTGGAAAATGCCCTTATCCTCAACGGGGACGGCACTGATGTCAGCCTTCTAAAGGAAGAAAATATTGAGGATATGGATGTTGTTGTTGCGGTTACGGACAGTGACGAAAAAAACCTGCTCTGTTCCCTGCTTGCAAAGCAAATGGGCGCCAAAAAGGTGATTGCAAGAGCTGACCGCTCGGACTATGTGCCTCTTTTCGAGATGGTTGGGATCGACATTGCAGTAAGCCCGAGAGCAGCAACCGTAAATGAGGTCCTCAAGCTTACTATGGGAAAGGGCATAGAAACCCTTGCAACGCTTGAAGGCGAAAAAGCCGAAATTATTGAGTACACTGCATCCCGGCAGTCAAAAATAGTGGGAAAAGCGCTCAGCAAGGTCAAGTTTCCCAAAGGAGCAATCATCACCATGGTGGTCCATAAGAATGAAGTCATTATCCCCAGAGGAGATTTCATTATCTGGGAGGGGGATAGAGTTATCGTTTTTGCTCTTTCTTCCGCGGTCCCTCATGTTGAGAAGTTGTTTAAGTAA